One window of the Roseovarius sp. THAF9 genome contains the following:
- a CDS encoding cation:proton antiporter — MDIILVTTVIASLFLVIGIAEPVAARLRLPYSVILAVLGIVIGAGATFFLRTDLTDVLNPVAQAILGLPIKSNVFLYVFLPTLLFQATLEMNLRRMLDDWVPILVLAVLAVVVATISVGYALFWVSALPLAACLLIGSIVSTTDPSAVVSIFRSISAPRRLARIIEGESLLNDAAAIALFGLFMGFVMLGIPDPELGDALARFPFLIAGGALTGWLAARIAVWVMALFSRHELAQISISVALPYLAYIVTERGVEASGVIAVVAAGLTLNLTAPGRLPPQAWLNLRELWGVLAHWAGALIFILAALLIPRLLEEVRLEDFLLVGVVILAAVAARAAILFGLMPVLTALKLSPTVERPYRAAILWGGLRGAVTLALALAVTESVRVPGDIQRVVGILATGFTLFTLMVQGTTLRWIIARLGLDRLSPIDDALSRQVVAVALQTVREDVAKTTESYDLNHETVRSEAKRFGERLDGAVKMAEENADILDRDRIALGLIALAGHERDTLLARVRERTVSARMAELLISDADRLIEGARTQGRSGYQRAARRSVSYGRAFRAAVLLHGRLGISGPLARMTADRFELLLSQRLILRDLGAFIDGRIRRIHGRRVAELLHELLARRIEMIDTALEGMRLQYPGYAEELERRFIRRTALRMEEREYVAMREDGLIGAEVYTALMQELAMRRMAAEQRPRLDVAVHRVTLVRQFPLFADLEKNATKKLGRTLKTRYVDAGEVLLRKENVGKSVFFIASGAVELESAGQKWRLGRGEMFGQIAILTNKAPRADVRAIAPTTLLVLDEERFRRLLDRSQTLRDAVLSSADKRGIDQAGLLPR, encoded by the coding sequence ATGGATATCATCCTCGTCACGACCGTCATTGCGTCGCTCTTTCTCGTCATCGGGATCGCCGAACCCGTGGCTGCGCGTTTGCGGCTGCCCTATAGCGTGATCCTCGCGGTACTCGGCATCGTGATCGGCGCTGGGGCGACGTTCTTTTTGCGAACCGACCTTACGGATGTGCTCAACCCCGTTGCCCAGGCGATACTCGGATTGCCGATCAAGTCCAACGTCTTCCTCTATGTCTTTTTGCCGACACTCCTGTTCCAGGCGACCCTCGAAATGAACTTGCGGCGGATGCTGGACGATTGGGTCCCGATCCTGGTGTTGGCGGTACTTGCCGTAGTCGTCGCAACCATTTCCGTTGGCTATGCACTCTTTTGGGTCAGCGCGCTGCCCTTGGCAGCCTGCCTGCTGATCGGCTCCATTGTGTCGACCACAGATCCCTCGGCTGTGGTTTCGATCTTCCGATCAATCTCGGCGCCGCGTCGCCTGGCCCGGATCATCGAAGGCGAGAGCCTTCTGAACGATGCGGCAGCAATTGCATTGTTCGGTCTCTTCATGGGTTTCGTGATGCTGGGCATCCCGGATCCCGAGCTTGGAGACGCCTTGGCACGGTTTCCGTTCCTTATTGCGGGTGGCGCGCTCACTGGGTGGCTGGCCGCGCGGATCGCCGTTTGGGTGATGGCATTGTTCAGCCGTCACGAGCTTGCGCAAATCTCGATTTCGGTGGCATTGCCCTACCTTGCCTATATCGTTACGGAGCGGGGCGTTGAAGCGTCAGGCGTGATCGCAGTGGTTGCCGCTGGACTGACACTTAACCTTACGGCTCCCGGCCGCCTGCCACCGCAAGCATGGTTGAACCTTCGAGAACTCTGGGGTGTGCTGGCGCACTGGGCTGGCGCCCTCATCTTCATTCTGGCCGCGTTGTTGATCCCCCGGTTGCTGGAAGAAGTCCGGCTTGAAGACTTCCTGCTGGTCGGCGTGGTGATCCTTGCTGCCGTTGCCGCGAGAGCCGCGATCCTGTTCGGCCTGATGCCGGTCTTGACGGCGCTCAAGCTTTCGCCGACCGTCGAGCGCCCCTATCGAGCGGCGATACTTTGGGGCGGTCTCCGGGGCGCCGTGACACTCGCGTTGGCGCTCGCGGTCACCGAGAGTGTCCGGGTACCAGGCGATATCCAGCGTGTCGTCGGCATCCTCGCCACAGGTTTTACGTTGTTTACGCTAATGGTGCAGGGCACCACGCTGCGCTGGATCATTGCGCGTCTCGGACTCGACCGGCTTTCCCCGATCGATGACGCGCTTTCCCGGCAGGTCGTGGCCGTTGCCTTGCAGACAGTACGAGAAGACGTGGCAAAGACCACCGAGAGCTACGATCTCAACCATGAGACCGTCCGCTCCGAGGCCAAGCGATTTGGTGAGCGGCTGGACGGTGCGGTAAAGATGGCCGAAGAAAACGCGGACATCCTTGACCGGGATCGTATTGCTCTGGGCTTGATTGCTCTGGCCGGCCATGAACGTGATACGCTTCTCGCCCGGGTGCGGGAACGGACGGTATCTGCCCGCATGGCGGAACTATTAATCTCCGATGCGGACAGGCTGATCGAAGGCGCCCGTACGCAAGGTCGGAGCGGTTATCAGCGCGCGGCCCGCCGGAGCGTCTCTTATGGACGAGCGTTTCGAGCCGCGGTTCTGCTGCATGGCCGGCTCGGGATATCAGGGCCGCTCGCGAGGATGACGGCGGACCGGTTCGAACTGCTGTTGTCGCAACGTCTGATTCTGCGTGATCTGGGCGCGTTCATAGATGGTCGCATACGTCGCATCCACGGCCGGCGGGTCGCCGAGTTATTGCACGAGCTTCTGGCGCGGCGGATTGAGATGATCGACACCGCACTCGAGGGAATGAGGCTGCAATATCCCGGTTATGCCGAGGAACTTGAACGGCGCTTCATACGCCGCACCGCGCTTCGTATGGAAGAACGTGAGTATGTTGCGATGCGCGAAGACGGACTGATCGGCGCCGAGGTCTACACGGCGCTGATGCAGGAATTGGCAATGCGCCGGATGGCGGCGGAGCAACGGCCACGTCTCGACGTTGCGGTACACAGGGTAACCCTTGTCCGGCAATTCCCACTTTTTGCAGATCTTGAAAAGAACGCCACGAAGAAGTTGGGGCGAACACTCAAGACACGTTATGTCGATGCGGGGGAGGTGCTCCTTCGCAAGGAGAATGTTGGTAAAAGCGTGTTCTTCATTGCTTCTGGCGCGGTGGAATTGGAGAGCGCCGGACAGAAATGGCGCTTAGGACGCGGAGAGATGTTTGGCCAGATAGCAATTCTGACGAACAAGGCACCTCGTGCCGATGTTCGCGCTATTGCTCCGACGACACTACTCGTGTTGGATGAAGAAAGATTCCGAAGGTTATTGGATCGGAGCCAAACGCTTCGCGATGCAGTCCTTTCCAGTGCCGACAAACGAGGGATAGATCAGGCAGGACTTTTGCCACGGTAG
- a CDS encoding carboxymuconolactone decarboxylase family protein: MTEFKRHTMDTAPEDSQVLLENSQKAFGRIPGLHAVMAEAPALLEGYQQLHKLFAEQTSFDKDELTVVWQSINVEHECHYCVPAHTGIAKMMKVDDAITDALRNETPLPSDRLEALRTFTLAVVRGRGNVDDAAVKSFLDAGFTKRQVLEVILGLSQKVMSNYTNHLAETPVDEPMKAFAWERKRKDAA; encoded by the coding sequence ATGACCGAGTTCAAAAGACACACGATGGACACTGCGCCTGAGGATAGCCAAGTGCTTCTCGAGAATTCGCAGAAAGCGTTTGGCCGCATCCCCGGCCTTCATGCCGTGATGGCCGAAGCCCCGGCACTGCTGGAGGGTTATCAGCAGCTGCACAAGCTGTTCGCGGAGCAGACCAGCTTTGACAAAGACGAGCTAACTGTGGTCTGGCAATCCATCAATGTTGAACATGAATGCCACTACTGCGTGCCCGCCCACACTGGCATTGCAAAGATGATGAAGGTCGACGATGCGATTACCGATGCGCTCCGCAACGAAACGCCGTTGCCCTCTGACCGTCTCGAAGCGCTGCGCACCTTTACACTCGCCGTTGTTCGTGGGCGAGGCAATGTGGACGATGCAGCCGTGAAATCTTTCCTTGATGCCGGCTTCACGAAACGTCAGGTGCTTGAAGTAATTCTTGGCCTTTCACAGAAAGTCATGTCGAACTACACGAACCATCTTGCGGAAACGCCTGTTGACGAACCGATGAAAGCGTTCGCTTGGGAAAGGAAACGCAAAGACGCGGCTTGA
- a CDS encoding TetR/AcrR family transcriptional regulator produces the protein MALFWARGYHATSLKDLESALDMRPGSIYAAFGSKADLFRAALDLYAATGRTAFKDTMAQANSPIAGLAAHVRMLAGMCQKAVPSRACMLVKSLLETPDDEPELRQSVEAMMRQTEMAFADAFRSAIETGEIAPDANPDRLAARLQAGIFGLRAYAQRTDSASRIEAIAEDMAREIEGLRV, from the coding sequence ATGGCACTGTTCTGGGCGCGCGGTTATCACGCTACATCTCTGAAAGATCTCGAGAGCGCGCTCGATATGCGGCCTGGGTCCATTTATGCGGCCTTCGGCTCCAAAGCGGACCTCTTTCGCGCCGCTCTCGATCTTTACGCCGCCACGGGACGGACGGCGTTCAAGGACACGATGGCACAGGCGAATTCTCCTATCGCAGGGCTCGCTGCGCATGTCCGGATGCTTGCGGGGATGTGTCAAAAGGCTGTTCCGTCCCGCGCGTGCATGCTGGTTAAATCGCTGCTGGAAACACCAGACGACGAACCCGAACTGCGGCAGTCGGTTGAGGCAATGATGCGGCAGACCGAAATGGCCTTCGCAGACGCCTTTCGGTCTGCAATCGAGACCGGAGAGATCGCACCCGACGCAAACCCGGATCGTCTGGCGGCGCGCCTGCAGGCCGGAATCTTTGGTCTGCGGGCCTATGCGCAGAGAACAGACTCTGCAAGCCGGATCGAAGCGATCGCGGAAGATATGGCTCGCGAAATTGAAGGGCTCCGCGTTTGA
- a CDS encoding MFS transporter, whose amino-acid sequence MTVILHVWALLFGVFLIMIGNGMQSTLMGVRGGLEGFSTFELSIVTSAYFAGFLIGSRMASSFIRSVGHVRVFAALGSFMSAGLIAFPIFVEPWAWALIRLLLGFCLSGVYVSAESWLNDKATNTTRGTILSAYMLAQTFGMVGAQVLVGVIPVETFTVFAVASILVSLSFAPILLSASPVPFAENIKPMSLKRLYYTSPLATVGTLLLGGVFAAQLGMASVYGSEIGLSTGRITLFVASIFVGSILFQVPVGWLSDIFDRRLLILGVAVVGGVASLIPWLFGPSFPVLLGTGVIMGGMASPLYSLLIAYCNDYLELEDMPAASGGMIFIYGLGAIAGPLITGQMMDLMGDDGFWLFIAGTFLAIAAWCAYRMTVRSAPPADEAGDYVSLSPNASQVAVTAVTEWTTEQEGENE is encoded by the coding sequence ATGACAGTCATCCTGCACGTCTGGGCCCTGCTTTTCGGCGTGTTTCTCATAATGATCGGCAATGGCATGCAATCCACACTGATGGGCGTGCGCGGCGGGCTAGAAGGGTTCTCGACATTCGAGCTGTCGATCGTGACCTCTGCCTATTTTGCCGGCTTCCTGATCGGCTCTCGGATGGCGTCGAGTTTTATCCGCAGTGTCGGTCACGTGCGGGTCTTCGCGGCTTTGGGCTCCTTCATGTCCGCGGGCCTGATTGCCTTTCCGATATTTGTGGAACCTTGGGCCTGGGCGCTCATCCGCCTGTTGCTGGGGTTCTGTCTGTCGGGGGTCTACGTCTCTGCCGAAAGCTGGCTGAACGACAAGGCGACGAACACGACGCGCGGCACCATCCTGTCGGCCTATATGCTGGCACAGACCTTCGGCATGGTCGGCGCGCAGGTGTTGGTCGGCGTGATACCCGTCGAGACCTTCACGGTGTTCGCGGTCGCCTCCATCCTGGTGTCTCTCTCCTTTGCGCCGATTTTGCTGTCGGCAAGCCCCGTGCCATTCGCGGAAAACATCAAGCCGATGAGCCTCAAGCGGCTCTACTACACTTCGCCTCTCGCGACGGTAGGAACACTGCTGCTGGGCGGCGTGTTCGCGGCTCAGCTCGGCATGGCCTCGGTCTATGGCAGCGAGATCGGTCTTTCGACGGGCCGGATCACGCTCTTCGTGGCCTCCATCTTCGTTGGCTCCATCCTGTTCCAGGTGCCCGTAGGCTGGCTGTCGGACATCTTCGACCGGCGCCTGCTGATCCTCGGGGTCGCCGTGGTCGGCGGCGTCGCCAGCCTGATACCGTGGCTCTTCGGTCCGAGTTTTCCGGTCCTGCTCGGCACGGGGGTTATCATGGGCGGCATGGCCTCGCCGCTCTATTCGTTGCTGATCGCCTATTGCAACGACTACCTGGAGCTCGAGGACATGCCCGCGGCCTCGGGCGGAATGATCTTCATTTACGGCCTCGGCGCCATTGCCGGGCCACTTATCACGGGCCAGATGATGGATCTCATGGGCGATGATGGGTTCTGGCTGTTCATCGCCGGCACCTTCCTCGCGATCGCTGCCTGGTGCGCCTATCGCATGACGGTCCGCTCTGCGCCCCCTGCGGACGAGGCGGGAGACTATGTTTCGCTTTCGCCGAACGCGTCGCAGGTGGCCGTGACCGCGGTAACCGAGTGGACGACCGAGCAGGAAGGGGAGAACGAGTGA
- a CDS encoding lactoylglutathione lyase family protein has translation MPQTPRTFSHIGLSVPDLDAAVKFYSEVLGFYVVMEPSEAVEDESAIGIMCTDVFGRGWGSLRIAHLSTADGIGIEIFEFPGNYAPDDKLEHKRHGTFHFAVQDPDVEGLAQRIVEAGGRQRMPVREYFPGTKPYRMVYVEDPFGIVFELYSHSYELTYSAGAYE, from the coding sequence ATGCCCCAGACACCACGCACCTTTTCCCACATCGGCCTGTCCGTTCCTGACCTCGACGCGGCCGTGAAGTTCTACTCCGAAGTCCTCGGGTTCTACGTCGTGATGGAACCCTCTGAGGCCGTAGAGGACGAGAGCGCCATCGGCATCATGTGCACGGACGTGTTCGGCCGTGGATGGGGCTCGCTGAGGATCGCGCATCTGTCGACCGCCGACGGTATCGGGATCGAGATCTTCGAGTTCCCCGGCAACTACGCGCCCGATGACAAGCTCGAGCACAAGCGCCACGGCACTTTCCACTTCGCGGTACAGGACCCGGACGTCGAAGGTTTGGCCCAACGGATTGTTGAAGCCGGCGGACGGCAGCGTATGCCGGTACGCGAGTACTTCCCCGGGACGAAGCCCTACCGGATGGTTTACGTCGAAGACCCATTCGGCATCGTCTTTGAGCTCTACAGCCACAGCTATGAGCTCACCTATTCCGCCGGCGCCTACGAATAG
- a CDS encoding aldehyde dehydrogenase family protein, translated as MRAYWKNYIDGAWCDGGAGRIDVINPGTGENLAEQALADEADVDRAVQAAKRVHQTGALRDMRPLERGRMVQAMGQYLLDNLDKVANVLTQEQGKPLWEAEIEVRGAALYFEYYGNQASTVEGKSIPLGAGYYDFTDCEPYGVSAQIIPWNYPVEMTARSLSAALATGNTCVIKTPELTPLSDFIFAHAAETVGLPKGAVNILCGWGRQAGAALSGHPDVNQIVFTGSVPTGVAIATAAAQNVVPCVLELGGKSAAIVHEDADLEAFENDIRWGIYFNAGQVCSAMSRVIVHESRHDELVERAVKVAKSLSVGPGMERTEAGANMGAMVSEGQRDRAAGMVSDAEAQGATVATGGRKMNIPGAFLEPTVMANVTPEMTIAQEEVFGPVLSVLKFRDEAQAMEIANGTQYGLVGGVFTADMDRATRAARQMRAGQVFVNEWFAGGVETPFGGFGKSGYGREKGREALWNYVQTKNVALKLKG; from the coding sequence ATGCGCGCGTATTGGAAAAACTACATCGACGGTGCGTGGTGTGATGGCGGCGCGGGGCGGATTGACGTGATCAACCCGGGCACCGGCGAGAACCTGGCGGAGCAGGCTTTGGCGGATGAGGCCGACGTGGACCGCGCCGTGCAGGCCGCCAAACGCGTGCATCAAACGGGGGCGCTGCGCGACATGCGCCCGCTTGAGCGAGGGCGCATGGTGCAGGCTATGGGGCAGTACCTGCTGGATAACCTTGACAAGGTGGCCAATGTCCTGACCCAGGAACAGGGTAAGCCGCTGTGGGAGGCCGAGATCGAGGTGCGCGGCGCGGCGCTTTACTTCGAGTATTACGGCAATCAGGCCTCAACAGTGGAAGGCAAGTCGATCCCGCTGGGCGCGGGCTATTACGATTTCACCGATTGCGAGCCTTATGGGGTATCGGCGCAGATCATCCCGTGGAACTATCCCGTCGAGATGACCGCGCGGTCGCTGTCGGCGGCTTTGGCCACGGGCAATACTTGCGTGATCAAGACCCCTGAACTGACGCCGCTGAGTGATTTTATCTTCGCCCATGCCGCCGAGACGGTGGGCCTGCCCAAGGGGGCGGTCAATATCCTGTGCGGGTGGGGCCGTCAGGCGGGTGCGGCCCTGTCAGGCCACCCGGATGTCAATCAGATCGTCTTTACCGGTTCGGTGCCCACGGGTGTCGCCATCGCCACGGCGGCGGCGCAGAACGTGGTGCCTTGCGTTCTGGAACTGGGCGGGAAATCGGCGGCCATCGTGCATGAAGACGCCGATCTGGAAGCGTTTGAGAATGACATCCGCTGGGGCATCTATTTCAACGCGGGCCAAGTGTGCAGCGCGATGAGCCGGGTGATCGTGCATGAATCGCGTCACGATGAACTGGTCGAGCGGGCAGTGAAAGTGGCCAAATCCCTGTCTGTCGGGCCGGGGATGGAACGGACCGAGGCGGGGGCCAACATGGGGGCCATGGTCAGCGAAGGGCAGCGCGATCGCGCCGCCGGGATGGTCTCGGACGCCGAAGCGCAGGGAGCCACGGTGGCCACGGGCGGGCGCAAGATGAACATTCCCGGCGCCTTCCTTGAACCCACCGTTATGGCGAATGTCACCCCAGAGATGACCATCGCGCAGGAGGAGGTCTTTGGCCCGGTCCTGTCGGTGCTCAAGTTCCGCGACGAGGCGCAGGCGATGGAGATCGCCAATGGCACGCAATATGGCCTCGTCGGTGGCGTCTTTACCGCGGATATGGATCGCGCCACGCGCGCGGCCCGGCAGATGCGCGCCGGGCAGGTTTTTGTCAACGAATGGTTCGCGGGCGGGGTGGAGACGCCCTTTGGCGGTTTCGGCAAATCCGGCTATGGCCGGGAAAAGGGACGGGAGGCGCTGTGGAATTACGTGCAGACCAAGAATGTCGCACTGAAATTGAAAGGGTAA
- a CDS encoding aromatic ring-hydroxylating dioxygenase subunit alpha: MNAPLTHSLDARYYTDPAIFEAERKGVLARTWQFAGHGSQLEYPGDYFAFEMAGESLFCIKGRDGEIRTFYNVCQHRAHQLVNGEGSTRVVVCPYHAWTYELTGELRAAPNTKSVPGFDKSAVCLTEVRTELFLGFIFVNLDPDAAPMDAWFPGVREELMEWLPHWESLKPLEWVEIPENCNWKVSVENYSECYHCSLNHPTFATGVIKPETYDIQPEGYCLRHTTECQSLENMSYDIDRSKPHSEEYSSWFLWPMFSFQVYPGNVLNTYHWRAIDPDHVVVWRGWYTEGGWDSEVIRRLAVQDRATTVEEDIHLVESVQRGLKSRGYIPGPLVVDPECGVNSEHSVLTLQKWMREGIES, from the coding sequence ATGAACGCACCGCTCACACATTCGCTTGATGCGCGTTACTACACCGATCCAGCCATCTTCGAGGCGGAACGAAAGGGTGTTTTGGCCCGGACATGGCAGTTCGCCGGCCACGGCAGCCAACTGGAGTACCCCGGCGATTACTTCGCTTTCGAAATGGCGGGCGAAAGCCTGTTCTGTATCAAGGGACGCGACGGCGAGATCCGCACGTTCTACAATGTCTGTCAGCACCGGGCGCATCAGCTCGTCAATGGCGAAGGCTCCACCCGCGTCGTTGTCTGCCCCTACCACGCCTGGACTTACGAGCTGACCGGCGAACTGCGCGCGGCGCCGAACACCAAGTCCGTTCCAGGCTTCGACAAGTCCGCTGTCTGCCTGACCGAGGTGCGCACCGAGCTTTTCCTGGGCTTCATCTTCGTCAATCTCGATCCTGACGCGGCCCCGATGGACGCGTGGTTCCCGGGGGTGCGCGAAGAGTTGATGGAATGGCTGCCGCACTGGGAAAGCCTGAAACCGCTTGAATGGGTGGAAATCCCGGAAAACTGCAACTGGAAGGTCTCGGTCGAGAACTACTCCGAATGCTACCATTGCTCGCTCAACCATCCGACCTTCGCGACAGGGGTCATCAAGCCCGAAACTTATGACATCCAGCCAGAAGGCTATTGCCTGAGACACACGACGGAATGTCAGAGCCTTGAGAACATGAGCTACGACATCGACCGCTCAAAGCCGCATTCCGAGGAATATTCAAGCTGGTTCCTATGGCCGATGTTCAGCTTTCAGGTTTATCCGGGCAACGTGCTGAACACCTACCACTGGCGCGCGATCGACCCCGATCATGTGGTTGTCTGGCGCGGCTGGTATACCGAAGGCGGCTGGGACAGCGAAGTGATCCGCCGGCTGGCGGTGCAGGACCGGGCTACAACCGTGGAGGAGGACATCCACCTCGTCGAATCCGTGCAGCGCGGGCTTAAATCACGCGGCTACATACCGGGTCCGCTGGTTGTCGATCCGGAATGTGGCGTGAACTCGGAGCACTCCGTGTTGACCCTGCAAAAATGGATGCGCGAGGGAATCGAAAGCTAA
- a CDS encoding MurR/RpiR family transcriptional regulator, protein MNDTYVSNTILDRLTAEWDKLTPEAQKAARYVLENPADVGVSTVREIAVAANVKPNTFVRMARQVGFEGYEDFRAPFREAIRRGGVSFPDRARWLQDIRKSGEIGGLYADMIGAAVRNIDETFAGISEEALKAAAEAIWASRQVFTLGVGVHNSNARNFTYLASTGMTQFHAIPRPGSTPVDDLAWADGRDVLIAMTMKPYRTEVIDAVRIARDQGVTVIAISDSPASPISLAANHSFTVAADTPQFFPSSVATVALLETMLSFVISVASDEIVERVEKFHRRRHQLGLYQEEPE, encoded by the coding sequence ATGAATGACACATATGTATCAAATACGATCCTTGATCGCCTTACGGCCGAATGGGACAAGCTGACTCCCGAGGCGCAGAAGGCTGCGCGCTACGTACTGGAAAACCCTGCAGATGTAGGCGTTTCCACCGTGCGCGAGATCGCCGTTGCGGCGAATGTCAAACCCAACACCTTTGTTCGCATGGCCCGGCAGGTCGGGTTCGAAGGCTACGAGGATTTTCGCGCGCCCTTCCGCGAGGCGATCCGGCGGGGCGGCGTCAGTTTTCCTGACCGCGCCCGCTGGCTTCAGGATATTCGCAAGTCCGGTGAGATTGGCGGGCTTTACGCCGATATGATCGGTGCCGCCGTGCGCAATATAGATGAGACCTTCGCGGGGATATCCGAAGAGGCGCTCAAGGCAGCCGCTGAAGCGATCTGGGCATCACGCCAAGTCTTCACTCTTGGCGTGGGCGTTCACAATTCGAACGCGCGCAACTTCACCTATCTTGCTTCCACCGGCATGACCCAGTTCCACGCCATACCGCGCCCCGGCTCCACCCCGGTGGACGACCTGGCCTGGGCTGATGGCCGCGATGTATTGATCGCGATGACGATGAAGCCCTACCGTACCGAAGTCATCGACGCGGTGCGCATCGCCCGCGATCAGGGCGTCACCGTCATCGCCATCTCTGACAGCCCGGCCAGCCCGATCAGCCTTGCCGCCAATCACAGCTTCACCGTGGCGGCCGACACGCCGCAGTTCTTTCCGTCATCCGTGGCAACCGTTGCCCTGCTCGAAACCATGCTCAGCTTCGTCATTTCCGTTGCCAGCGATGAGATCGTGGAACGGGTCGAGAAATTCCACCGTCGCCGGCACCAGCTCGGCCTCTATCAGGAGGAGCCCGAATGA